AGTCGATCGAAGCCGTCGCGCCCACTTATCTCTATCGCTACCGCAAGACCGGCCAGTATCAGGCGCAGCGCCTCGGGGCCTGACCGCATTTTTGGCGGGCCGCGTTTCCTAAAGCAGCGTCCCGCCTTAAGTTGCGCGCTATGAGCGAGAGCAAATCCTACCGCATCGTGCCGGATTCGCTGGGCCCGCGCCGTGATTTCCGCATCACCGTGGGCCTTCGCGAGGGTTGGGATCCGGAAGGCCGCGTCTACGACGTCTCGGAGGCGGTGCGCACGGCGCGCCGCTGGATGCGGCGGCGGCTCGAGGACGGCAAGCCCGCTCTTTCCGGCATGGCGGCGCGCGCCGAAGTCACCTACGCCTGGCGCAGAGAGGACGGCTCCATCGCCTCGGACCGCGAACCTGTCGCGATTTTCACGGGCGAAGCCGTCCACGCCTATCTCGGCCATCTCCCCGACGCCGAAATCGAATCCCTGCTCAACGAACTCGCCGTCGAGCTGGGCGAGGCGCTGGGCCAGGAGCGCATCTATGTCGCCTTTTGCGATCGAACGTGGATTTTAAGCTGCGAGTCCGATCCCGCTTGAAACGCCGGCGCCCGCCCCCGATATGCGGCGGGTCGGTCATGTGACGGGGCCGCGCTCCTGCTCCTTGCGGAATTCGATGTTAATGTGTATAACATTAACATCGGCGACCGTGGAGAGGAGCCCTCGCAACGGCCGGCCGACCATCAACTGGAGCCCAACATGAGCTGCGACCGTAATTCCCGAATGTCCTCGTCCTCCCCCTGGGGACATGACGCCTTCGGACGTCACGGAGGATGCGCGCATTGGAGGCCGTTCGAAGTCGCGGCCGTCGTCATCGGCTTCTTCATCTTCTGGCCGATCGGCCTTGCGCTTCTGCTTTTCAAGCTGTGGGGCAAGAGCTTCGGCTATGAGGGCGATCTCTTCTCCCTCGCCGCCGAGCAGGGAGCCAAAATGCGGTCGGCCTTCGGCGACGTTTCGCGCGATGGCGGGCGCGGCTGGGCGGGACCGTCCTTCATGCGCTCGACCGGCAATGTCGCCTTCGACGAATGGCGCGAGGGCGAACTCGCCCGGCTCGAGGAAGAGCGCCGCAAACTCGCCGAGGCCGAGCGCGAATTCGCCGAGCACATCGCCGAGCTGCGCCGCGCCAAGGACAAGGACGAGTTCGAAAGCTTCATGCGCGCCCGTAAGGGGAACGCGCAGTAAGCCGAGCCCGACAATGCGCGCAAAACCTTTCATTGAGGGCCGGCGAAAAGCCGGCCCCTTTCTTTTGGGCTCGCTGCGCCACACGCCTGAAGAATTTGCAAATTAACTAAGTTTTTCGACGCCCCGTTAACGGGCCGTTCGTAATTCTTGGCGGCATGTTCGGCCGCCTGTCCCTCTTTCTGCTCTTCCTGGCAGCGACGCTTGCCGGTTGTTCCGGGCCGCTCAAGCCACAGCGGCCCGCATGGCGCACCCAGGCCGAGAACGCCTGCGTCGCGCAAAGGCGCGTGCAAGCTTCCGAATGGATCGCGCTCGCGAATGAAGTCGACGGGCCCGGCATTTGCGGTCTCACCAAGCCGTTCAAGGTGACGGCGCTGCAAAGTGGAAGCGTCTCGTTCAATTCGACGGCGACGCTTGATTGCTCCATGGTCGCGGAGCTCGACGCCTGGGTCGCCGATACGGTGCAGCCGGCCGCGCAGGCGCGCTTCGGCCAACGCGTCATGCGCATCGACTCGATGGGCTCCTACGCCTGCCGCGGCATGAACAATCAGCGCGGGGCCCAGCTCTCCGAACACTCCTTCGGCAACGCCCTCGATATTGGCGGCTTCGTGCTGGAGGACGGCCGCCAGATCACGCTGGTGCGCGACTGGTGGCGCGGCGACGAACAGGCGCGGGCCTTTCTGATGGACGTGCATCGCGGCTCCTGCGGGCATTTTTCAACCGTGCTCTCGCCGGGCTCCAACGCCTTCCACTACAACCACATTCACGTCGATCTGGCGCAGCATGGGCGCGCGGGCCGCTCCATCTGCAAGCCCGCGCCGCAGGAAACGTCGCCGCCGCCCGATCAATCGCCCCTCGTCGCGATGCAGAACGCCAAGCCGATGATGGGCGAGGAAACGGACAACGACACGACGGGCAAGCCGCCAGCCGCAGCCTATGAGGGCGGGGATTCGCTCGGGCCGATCAACGCGCCCGATGCGCCGCTGCCGCCGCGCCGCGACGATCCGACGGCGGGAGAGGCGGATCTGACCTCGTCGATCCGGCGAAGGTGAGCAAGGGCGATCGATAGCAATCGGCCGCGACCCTTAGAATTGCGTCGCTTCGTTCGCAATGACGGCGCTACTTGAAATCCCCCGAGGCCGGCGGCGCGGCAAGGATGAGCGCGCGCCTCACTTGCGCCCGCCCATATTCAACAGCCTCAACACGAACCACGCCGGAATGACGATCGCCGCGCCGGCGACGACATAGCTTGCGAGCTCTCGGACGGCGTCGAAGCCAAGCCTGTAGATACGGTCGATAAAAGCCTGCACGCCATGGATGATGTCCATCGGCTTGATGTCGAGCCACATCAGCAGCGCGCCGACGACGAGCGAGATGAAGAGAAGCCTGATCGCGACGCTGAGCGGCGAGCCGCCGAGAAAATCTTCGAGCGCGTTCTTTGACGCCATGGAGAAATGGTCCCTGTTCGATTCCGTTTCAGAAGGAAGCAGCAATAATTCGCGCTCGGCGCGCGGCGGCTTTTTGTCGAGATGCGGCCAGTTGGCGAAGGGTCCCCGATCGGTCATGCGCGCGTCGCCAATGGTTCAGAGGCTGCCGCCGGAAGGCGCTTCTTCCTTGAAGAGCCGCATTATGCGCCGCAGGAATCTCTCGGTAAAGGACAGCGCCTTCTCGAACTCCTGCTCGCTCGGCAGCGTCGACGGACGCGGCGGCGCGGCGGCGGCTTTCAGCCTGGCGTTTTCGGCGCGCAGCCGCTCGATCTCCGCTTCCAGCGCGACGCGCTCTTCGGCGCCGAGGCGGCATGTCGCGACGCCGTCTTTCGCCGAACAGAAGGAGACGGCGCCCGTGTCCTTGTTCATGCGCAGGAAACCGCCTTCGGCTGGCTGCAAGGCGAAACGATCGCCCTCGGGCGCGACGATCGACGGCGTCTCCTCCGCAAGAGCCCAGCTCGGCGCAAGCGACAGCGCCAGAAGCGCGAGCCGGACCGTGTGAGGAAACATGACGCGAGCCCCCGCGCGAGGAAGGATTTCCCGCAGATGGGCGCCGGCGCGGCTTGCGTCAATGGCGTCCGGGACCTCGCTCCCCGCTTGATTGCCGGGCCGCGCTCGGCCATAAATCGAGCGCCGGACGCCGTTCGCGGGTCCCGCAGCGTTCGAGGCGCCAGAAGGGCTTCATCATGTCGCGTCCGCCGCTCAATTCGCCGTTTCTCCTGGGTTTCGACGAAATCGAACGGGCGCTCGACCGGGTCGCGCGCAGCGGCACGGACGGCTATCCTCCTTATAACATCGAGCGCATTCCGCGCAGCGAGACGGAGCCCGAACGGCTGCGCATCACGCTCGCCGTCGCCGGCTTCACGCGCGAGCAGCTCGACGTCTCGCTGGAGGAAAACCAGCTCGTCATTCGGGGGCGTCAGGTCGACGACCGCGAGCGCCATTTCCTGCATCGCGGCATCGCCGCGCGCCAGTTTCAGCGCGCGTTTTTGCTGGCCGAAGGGATGCAGGTGCTGGGCGCCGATCTCGTGAACGGGCTCCTGTCGGTGGATCTGGTGCGGCCGGAGCCCGCGCGGGTGATCAAGAAGATCGACATCACCGCGCGGGATTGATTGCGCGCGCCGCTACTCCGCCGGCGCCCTTACCTGCGGCCTCCCGCCCATCGTCGCGAGCTTCGTCGTCGCCATGATCGCGGCGATCGTCACCGCATAAACCACGACCTGCATTTGCGAGGGCTGGTCGGCATAGCCGATCAGCGTATGCAGCACGCGGCCGGGGATGCTTTTATCCGAGAGAATCCAGGACGTGTCCCACAGCGTATCGGTGAGCGACGTGATCGCGCCCGCCTGCTGCAGGAAAGCGACGGCCTGCGCCGCGAGACCCGCCGCGAGCAGCGTAATGAGCCCTGTCGTCACGGCGAAGAGTTTCTTCGGCGGAATCGAGACGAGGCCGTAGAAGGTCGCGACGCTGGTCAGCGCGCCGAGCGCGAGGCCGCCCGCGCCGCCGATCAGCACGCTCGCGCCGGATTCGCCCGAGGCCAGCACGCCATAGAGAAACAGCGCGACTTCGGCGCCTTCCCGCAGCACGGCGAGGCCGACGACGGCCGCGAGCGCAAAGAGGGTGCGGTCGCCGCTCGCCACCGCCTTGCCGACGGCGGAAAGCTCCTGCGCGAGTTCGCGCCCGTGCTTCGCCATCCAGATGTTGTGCCAGGCGAGCATGGCGACGGCGAGCGCCAGCACGCCGGCGTTGAAATATTCCTGCCCGCTGCCTTCGAAGGCTTTGGAGAGTTGCTCGGCGAAAGCCGCGACGACCGTCGCGCCGAGCGCGCCCGCCGCCACGCCGCCCGTAATATAGAGGCGCGACCCCGCGACGCCGCGCGTCACCGCGGCGACGATGCCGACGATGAGGCCCGCCTCTATGGCCTCTCGAAAGACGATGATCAGCGCGCCCAGCATTATTCGACGACCACTTCGCCCTTGGCGCTGTCCTCGTGGAATTCGCCGAAGAATTTGTAGCGGCCGGGCTTCATCGCGCGCAACTGGAAGCTCGCCTCGCTATTCGCCGGAACCACCTTCTCGATGCGGAAAGGCTTCGACTCGAATTCCTCGGGCGTGGCGTCGAGATTTTTCACGACGAGCGTCGCCGCCTTGTCGGCGGGAATTTTGAGCTCGACAGGCTCGAACTTATGGTCCTTGATCGTCAGCGTATAGGTTTCGGCGGCGGCTGCGCCCGCGAAACCCGTGACGAAAATCAAAATCGCCGCCGCGTATTTGTTCATTGCTGGTCCCATTCTGGCCGAATACTTCCTGCAAGCAACGTAGGGACCAGCAGCGCAGCCGTCAAAGGGCATAATCTGGATTATTTCCAGAGTGATGCGATGGCGTTTTTCTTACGTGACCTTGTCGGAATTCTTACGCTGCGTCGGGCCGCGCGTCACCCGCCCGGATAGCCGTGACGGGCCTTGGAGGCGCGCACGAGCGAAATCGCCTTGGCGTCCTGCCCCGCGGCGCAAGCCGACGCCGCCTCGGAGATTTCGCCCTGGATCTGGCCGTAGACGCCCTGATTGACATGCCCCATGGCGAGATCGTTTTCGATCACCGCCTTATAACGATTGACCGCGCCCGAGCAGCCCGCGCCTTCGGGAAGCTGCAGGCTCGACGGCGCGGGACGCGGCGGCCCGACGGGATCGACGACCGGCTGCGGCTGCCGGTTGGCGTTGCAGGCGGTGAGGGCCGTTGCGGCGGCCAGGGCGATAATGCCGGAAAGGCGCATTCTCCAAATCTCCAATGCGTCGCATGCGACGCAAGTCTTAACCGGAGGACCGGGGGACGAGCAATGGCCGCTGGTTCAGGCGTTCATGGTCGAGAGCGCGGTAGCGGCGGCGGCGCCCCACGCTCAATCCCTCCCCGCGAGGGGGAGGGAAGCCGCTCGCGATCGAGATGCCAGATGTTGCAGGCCGATGCTGAGCCCGGATCGCCTCGACCATGATCCCGAACGGCGCCATCCCTCCCCCTCGCGGGGAGGGGCAGGGGTGGGGCGGCGGCGCTAAAGAAATCTCTCGGAAGAAAGCACGAACATCATCGCGCCGTAAAAGCCCGTCGCCATGGCCGTCGCGAGGACGTTCACAACGGCGCCTTCCAGATCGAAATCGCGGGACATCTCCGCCTCCCTCATTTGGTTGATGGAAGGTTAGCGGGGGTGGACGATGGGGAATGTGCGGGGGCGCATGCGCTCGTCATGCCCGCGCCTGTCGCTGGCGTCGGCCTCGCGGATTTTGCGTTGAGTGCGTGGATGGCCGGGGACGAGTCCGGCCATGAGGACCGGTTTTTGATAGAAGGGAGTCGACCGTAAGAACGGATTGTCCAATGCCCCTCCCCTCGCCCGCTTACTTCACCCCCGGCCTCGACGCCGATCCCGAACTCGCCGCCGCCATCAATGGCGAACTTGCGCGCCAGCGCGACGGGATCGAGCTGATCGCTTCCGAAAACATCGTCTCGGCGCTGGTGCTCGCAGCGCAGGGCTCCGTGCTCACCAACAAGACCGTCGAGGGCGCGGCATACGCCCGCTATTATGGCGGCGCGGAATATGCCGACGCGATCGAGGCGCTGGCGATCGCGCGCGCGACAAAGCTGTTCGGTTGCCGCTTCGCCAATGTGCAGCCGCATTCGGGCTCCAACGCGAACGCCGGCGCGTTTCTCGGCCTTCTCAACCTCGGCGACGCGATTCTCTCCATGAATGTCGCGGCGGGCGGGCATATCAGCCATGGCCATCCCGCGACGCTCACCGGGCGCGATTACAAGATCACGCATTATGGCGTGAATCGCGTCAGCGAGCGGATCGATCTCGATGAACTGCGCGATCTTGCGCGCGCGGCGCGGCCGAAAATGATCGTCGCGGGCGGCTCGGCCTATCCGCGCGCGATCGATTTTGCGGGGCTGCGCGCCATCGCGGACGAAATGGACGCCTTTCTTCTCGTCGATATGGCCCATTTCGCCGGCCTCGTCGCGACGGGGCTTTATCCGAACCCCTTTCCGCACGCCCATGTCGTGACGACGACGACGTATAAATCCCTGCGCGGCGCGCGCGGCGGCATGGTCCTGTGGAACGACGAACGGCTCTCGAAACGCATTGACGCCGGCGTGTTTCCCGGCGTGCAGGGCTCGGTGATGCTGCACGCCGTCGCGGGGAAGGCGGCGTGTCTCGGGGAAGCGTTGAAACCTGATTTTCACGCCTATAACGAGGCCGTGCTCGACAATGCGCGCGCCCTCGCCGCGACGCTCGCCGATAAAGGCCTGCGCATCGTGACGGGCGGCACGGATATGGGATTGATGCTCGTCGATCTCGCATCGACCGGCGTCACGGGCGACGTCGCGGCCGGGGCGCTGGAGAAAGCGGGCCTCGCCGTGAACAAGAACATGATCCCCTTCGATCCGCGCCCGCCGGAAGCGCCCTCGGGCCTGCGGCTGTCGAGCAACGCCGGAACGACGCGCGGCTTCGGCGTTTCGGAATTCGAGAAAATCGGCGACTGGATCGCCCGCATTCTGCGCGACCCGTCCGATCTGCGGGCGATCGCGGAGACTCGCCAAGAAGTGCTGGCGCTCTGCAGGGCTTTTCCTATTTACTAGGGGCCAGACGAAACTGCGGCGGTCATGGCTGAGAAATTCACGGCGCGCTTCATTCAGTCGCTCGACAAGGTCGATGCCGCGGCATGGGACTCCTGCGCCAATCCGACGTCTCCTCCGGAGAGCGACGGCGAGCGTTTCAATCCTTTCATCGCCCACGCATTTCTGAGCGCGCTGGAGCGTTCCGGCTCCGTCGGCGCGCGCACGGGCTGGTCGCCGGTTCATGTGCTCGTCGAAGACGAAGACAAACGCCTCGTCGCCTGCGCGCCCGCTTATCTCAAGGCGCATAGTCTCGGCGAATATGTCTTCGATCAAAGTTGGGCGCAGGCCTATGAAAGAGCCGGCGGCAGCTACTATCCGAAGGTGCAGGCGGCCGCGCCCTTCACGCCGGTGACGGGACGACGCCTGCTCGTCGCGCCCAGCGCGCCCGAAGCCGCGCGCGCGGCGCTCATCGCCGCCTTGCGCGGCCTTTGCAAGGCGACGCAGGCTTCTTCCGTCCATGTGACCTATCCGACCCCCGCGGAAGCGAATGCGCTGCGCGACGCCGGGTTCATCCTGCGCGCGGGCGAGCAGTTTCACTTCGTCAATGAGGGCTATTCGAGTTTCGAGGATTTTCTCGGCGACCTCTCCTCGCGCAAACGCAAAGGTCTGAAGCGCGAGAGGCGGGAGGCTTTGGGCGACGATCTTTCGATCGAACGCCTGAGAGGCGCCGAGATCGCGCCCCATCATTGGGACGCCTTCTTCGCCTTCTACATGGACACCGGCGCGCGAAAATGGGGGCGGCCTTATCTCACGCGCGCTTTCTTCGATCTCATCGGCACCGCGATGGCGGATCGCATTCTGCTCGTCATGGCGAAGCAAGGCGGGGACTATGTCGCGGGCGCGATCAACTTTCTCGGCGACGACGCCATTTACGGCCGCAATTGGGGCGCGCTGATCGAAAGGCAGTTCCTGCATTTCGAGGTCTGTTATTATCAGGCGATCGATTATGCGATCGAGCGCGGCTATAAGCGCGTCGAGGCCGGCGCGCAGGGCGAGCACAAGCTCGCGCGCGGCTACCGCCCGGTCGTCACATGGTCGGCGCATGATTTCGCGGATGCGGGCTTTCACGCGGCGATCGCGGATTATTGCCGCCGGGAGCGCGCGGCGCTCGACGAGATGATGGCGGAGCAGGAAGCCGCCCTGCCCTTCAGGAAAGACGAGAAGGACAAAGAGGAGACGACATGACCGACGCGCCCCGCCCGCCTCTGCCGCCTTTCACCCGCGAGACCGCGATCCGGAAAGTGCGCATGGCCGAAGACGCCTGGAACATGCGCGATCCGGAACGCGTCTCGCTCGCCTATACGGCGGATTCGCGCTGGCGCAACCGCGCGGAGTTTCCCGTCGGGCGCGCGCAGATCGTCGAATTTCTGAAACGCAAATGGGCGCGCGAGCTCGACTACCGGCTCATCAAGGAGCTGTGGACCTTCGCCGACAACCGCATCGCCGTGCGCTTCGCCTATGAATTTCACGACGACGTGGGGAACTGGTTCCGCTCCTATGGCAACGAGAATTGGGAGTTCGACGAGAACGGGCTGATGCGCCTGCGTTTCGCCAGCATCAACGATCTGCCGATCGAAGAAAGCGCGCGCAAATATCGCTGGCCGCTCGGCCCTCGCCCGGCCGATCATCCCGGCCTCTCCGATCTCGGACTTTGAGGGAATCCTGGCAATGTCGACCGTCCGACTCCTGAACGACGACGAACTTTCTCCGCAAGCGCGCGAAGTCTTCGCCGACATACGCGCGACGCGCCAAAGCGACGTCGTGAATAATTTCTGGCGCGCGCTGGCGCATGATCCCGTCACGCTGAAACGCACATGGGAGAGCGTGAAGGCGGTGATGGGGCCCGGCGCGCTCGACCCGAAGGTCAAGGAGATGATCTATATCGCCGTCTCGGTCGCGCATGGCTGCCCCTACTGCATCCATTCGCACACCGCCGGCGCGCGGGCCAAAGGCATGACCGATGCGGAATATGCCGAGCTCGTCGCCGTCATCGGCATGGCGTCGGAGACAAACCGTCTGGTGACGGCGCTGGGCGTCCCGATCGACGCGGCTTTCGAGGTTTCGTGAGGCGGGTCGCGCTCGAGCTCGAGCTCGAGCTCGGCGTCGGGTCGGCGATTGAGGCGGATAGCGAAGCGTCGCCCCGCAAACCGTTTCATGGATCGCGCATGACCCGGCGCTTTCGCTCGCAAACGAGCCGTGCGGCTTGAAGCCCCGCCGGCGGCCATCATCTAAGCAATCAATTTCAACCAACTGCGAGGCCGGACATGCGGATGGCGATCAGACGGGCGGAGGCGCGCGGCGCCGCCAATTTCGGATGGCTCGACAGCCGTCACAGCTTCTCCTTCGGCCAATATTTCGACCCGGCTCATATGGGCTTCGGGCCGCTCCGCGTGATCAACGAGGATCGCGTCGCGCCGGGCGGGGGCTTCCCCACCCATCCGCATCGCGACATGGAGATCGTCTCCTATGTGCTCGAGGGCGCTCTGGAGCACAAGGACAGCCTGGGAACCGGCTCGGTGATCCGGCCCGGCGACGTGCAGCGCATGACCGCTGGGACCGGCGTGACGCATAGCGAATACAACGCCTCCAGAACCGAACCGGTGCATTTCCTGCAAATATGGATTCTGCCGGAGCAGGAGGGCCTCGCCCCCGGCTATGAGCAGAAGCGCTTCGAGCCGCAGGAAAAGCGCGGCCGCCTGCGCCTCGTCGCCTCGCGCGACGGTCGCGACGGCTCCGTGAAAATCCATCGCGACGTCGATCTCTACGCCACCCTGC
The nucleotide sequence above comes from Methylocystis parvus OBBP. Encoded proteins:
- a CDS encoding GNAT family N-acetyltransferase, with product MAEKFTARFIQSLDKVDAAAWDSCANPTSPPESDGERFNPFIAHAFLSALERSGSVGARTGWSPVHVLVEDEDKRLVACAPAYLKAHSLGEYVFDQSWAQAYERAGGSYYPKVQAAAPFTPVTGRRLLVAPSAPEAARAALIAALRGLCKATQASSVHVTYPTPAEANALRDAGFILRAGEQFHFVNEGYSSFEDFLGDLSSRKRKGLKRERREALGDDLSIERLRGAEIAPHHWDAFFAFYMDTGARKWGRPYLTRAFFDLIGTAMADRILLVMAKQGGDYVAGAINFLGDDAIYGRNWGALIERQFLHFEVCYYQAIDYAIERGYKRVEAGAQGEHKLARGYRPVVTWSAHDFADAGFHAAIADYCRRERAALDEMMAEQEAALPFRKDEKDKEETT
- a CDS encoding pirin family protein; this encodes MAIRRAEARGAANFGWLDSRHSFSFGQYFDPAHMGFGPLRVINEDRVAPGGGFPTHPHRDMEIVSYVLEGALEHKDSLGTGSVIRPGDVQRMTAGTGVTHSEYNASRTEPVHFLQIWILPEQEGLAPGYEQKRFEPQEKRGRLRLVASRDGRDGSVKIHRDVDLYATLLSRGESLTHELAPGRAAWVQLMRGEIVVNGEALEPGDGVAVSDPDELRLEGLIEAEALVFDMAM
- the glyA gene encoding serine hydroxymethyltransferase, which codes for MPLPSPAYFTPGLDADPELAAAINGELARQRDGIELIASENIVSALVLAAQGSVLTNKTVEGAAYARYYGGAEYADAIEALAIARATKLFGCRFANVQPHSGSNANAGAFLGLLNLGDAILSMNVAAGGHISHGHPATLTGRDYKITHYGVNRVSERIDLDELRDLARAARPKMIVAGGSAYPRAIDFAGLRAIADEMDAFLLVDMAHFAGLVATGLYPNPFPHAHVVTTTTYKSLRGARGGMVLWNDERLSKRIDAGVFPGVQGSVMLHAVAGKAACLGEALKPDFHAYNEAVLDNARALAATLADKGLRIVTGGTDMGLMLVDLASTGVTGDVAAGALEKAGLAVNKNMIPFDPRPPEAPSGLRLSSNAGTTRGFGVSEFEKIGDWIARILRDPSDLRAIAETRQEVLALCRAFPIY
- a CDS encoding DUF2852 domain-containing protein → MSCDRNSRMSSSSPWGHDAFGRHGGCAHWRPFEVAAVVIGFFIFWPIGLALLLFKLWGKSFGYEGDLFSLAAEQGAKMRSAFGDVSRDGGRGWAGPSFMRSTGNVAFDEWREGELARLEEERRKLAEAEREFAEHIAELRRAKDKDEFESFMRARKGNAQ
- a CDS encoding extensin family protein, which encodes MFGRLSLFLLFLAATLAGCSGPLKPQRPAWRTQAENACVAQRRVQASEWIALANEVDGPGICGLTKPFKVTALQSGSVSFNSTATLDCSMVAELDAWVADTVQPAAQARFGQRVMRIDSMGSYACRGMNNQRGAQLSEHSFGNALDIGGFVLEDGRQITLVRDWWRGDEQARAFLMDVHRGSCGHFSTVLSPGSNAFHYNHIHVDLAQHGRAGRSICKPAPQETSPPPDQSPLVAMQNAKPMMGEETDNDTTGKPPAAAYEGGDSLGPINAPDAPLPPRRDDPTAGEADLTSSIRRR
- a CDS encoding DUF1348 family protein, translating into MTDAPRPPLPPFTRETAIRKVRMAEDAWNMRDPERVSLAYTADSRWRNRAEFPVGRAQIVEFLKRKWARELDYRLIKELWTFADNRIAVRFAYEFHDDVGNWFRSYGNENWEFDENGLMRLRFASINDLPIEESARKYRWPLGPRPADHPGLSDLGL
- a CDS encoding DUF6460 domain-containing protein yields the protein MTDRGPFANWPHLDKKPPRAERELLLLPSETESNRDHFSMASKNALEDFLGGSPLSVAIRLLFISLVVGALLMWLDIKPMDIIHGVQAFIDRIYRLGFDAVRELASYVVAGAAIVIPAWFVLRLLNMGGRK
- a CDS encoding Hsp20 family protein yields the protein MSRPPLNSPFLLGFDEIERALDRVARSGTDGYPPYNIERIPRSETEPERLRITLAVAGFTREQLDVSLEENQLVIRGRQVDDRERHFLHRGIAARQFQRAFLLAEGMQVLGADLVNGLLSVDLVRPEPARVIKKIDITARD
- a CDS encoding carboxymuconolactone decarboxylase family protein; translated protein: MSTVRLLNDDELSPQAREVFADIRATRQSDVVNNFWRALAHDPVTLKRTWESVKAVMGPGALDPKVKEMIYIAVSVAHGCPYCIHSHTAGARAKGMTDAEYAELVAVIGMASETNRLVTALGVPIDAAFEVS
- a CDS encoding FTR1 family iron permease; translation: MLGALIIVFREAIEAGLIVGIVAAVTRGVAGSRLYITGGVAAGALGATVVAAFAEQLSKAFEGSGQEYFNAGVLALAVAMLAWHNIWMAKHGRELAQELSAVGKAVASGDRTLFALAAVVGLAVLREGAEVALFLYGVLASGESGASVLIGGAGGLALGALTSVATFYGLVSIPPKKLFAVTTGLITLLAAGLAAQAVAFLQQAGAITSLTDTLWDTSWILSDKSIPGRVLHTLIGYADQPSQMQVVVYAVTIAAIMATTKLATMGGRPQVRAPAE
- a CDS encoding cupredoxin domain-containing protein; amino-acid sequence: MNKYAAAILIFVTGFAGAAAAETYTLTIKDHKFEPVELKIPADKAATLVVKNLDATPEEFESKPFRIEKVVPANSEASFQLRAMKPGRYKFFGEFHEDSAKGEVVVE